Within Massilia litorea, the genomic segment TGAGACCGTCCTTTTTCAGCTTGTCCTCGATCGCCAGCAGTTCGCCGTCGTCCAGCGCGTACAGCTTCTGCAGCGGCTTCTTGCCGCGCGGCGGCACGTCGACACGGTACAGCGGCGGACGCGCCACGCAGATGTGCCCATGGCGGAACAGGGCAGGGAAGTGCTTGAAGAACAGGGTCAGCAAGAGCACCTGGATGTGGGAGCCGTCCACGTCCGCATCGGAGAGGATGCAGATCTTGCCGTAGCGCAGACCGCTCAGATCGGGCGAATCGCCCTGCGAGTGCGGGTCGACGCCGATCGCGACCGAGATGTCGTGGATCTCGTTGTTCGCGAACAGGCGGTCGCGGTCGGTTTCCCAGGTATTCAATACCTTGCCGCGCAGCGGCAGGATCGCCTGGTATTCCTTGTCGCGGCCCATCTTCGCGGAACCGCCGGCCGAATCGCCCTCGACCAGGAACAGTTCGTTGCGCGTCAGGTCGGTCGATTCGCAATCGGTCAGCTTGCCCGGCAAGACGGCGACGCCCGAGGACTTCTTCTTTTCGACCTTCTGCAGCGAACGCATGCGCGACTGCGCCTGCTTGATGACGAGGTCGGCCAGCTTCTTGCCGTATTCGACGTGCTGGTTCAGCCACAGCTCGAGCGGCGGTTTCGTGAACGTCGAGACGAGTTTGACGGCGTCGCGCGAGTTCAGGCGTTCCTTGGTCTGGCCCTGGAATTGCGGGTCCAGCACCTTCGCCGACAGCACGAAGGAGACGCGTGCGAACACGTCTTCCGGCAGCAGTTTGACGCCTTTCGGCAGCAGGCCGTGCAGTTCAACAAAACCTTTCACGGCGCCGTACAGGCCGTCGCGCAGGCCGGACTCGTGCGAGCCGCCGCTTGGCGTCGGGATCAGGTTGACGTAGGACTCGCGCACCACGGCGCCTTCCTCGTTCCAGGCCACGACCCAGGCCGCGCCTTCGCCTTCGGCAAAACTCTCGTCGCCCGCCGCCGCATAGCCGGCACCCTCGAACAGCGGGATCACGGTCTGGCCGCTGGTGCTCTGGTTCATTGCCTCGACCAGGTAGCCGCGCAGGCCCTCGTCGTAGCGCCAGGTCTGGACGTCGCCGGTTTTCGCGTTCGTCAGCGTGACGGTCACGCCCGGCAGCAGCACGGCTTTTGACCTCAGCAGACGCACCAGGTCGCCCATCGGGATGTTCGGCGAATCGAAATATTTGGCGTCCGGCCAGGCGGTGACGCGGGTGCCGTTCTTCTTGCCGCCGCGCTCGAAGGGTGCGGAGGAGAGCGGCTCGATCACGTCGCCGTCGGCGAAGACCAGGTTGTGGACGCCGTTGCCGTCCTCGGTCTTGCGCCAGACCGTGATCTCGAGGCGCTTCGACAGCGCATTGGTGACCGAGACGCCGACGCCGTGCAGGCCGCCCGAGAAGGCATAGGCGCCGCCCGAACCCTTGTCGAACTTGCCGCCGGCGTGCAGGCGCGTGAACACGATTTCGACCGTGGACACGCCTTCTTCCGGGTGGATGCCGACCGGGATGCCGCGGCCGTCGTCCTCGACGGTGACGGAACCGTCGACGTTCAGGGTAACGCCGATGTTGCTGCAGTAGCCGCCCAGCGCCTCGTCGGAGGCGTTGTCGATGACTTCCTGGATGATGTGCAGCGGGTTCTCGGTGCGGGTGTACATGCCCGGACGCTGCTTCACGGGTTCGAGTCCCTTGAGGACGCGGATGGATGATTCGCTGTAGTCGGGTGCGGGTTTCTTGGTTGCCATGCTGATCAGTGTTTTTTCGAAAGCCTGCGCATTCTATATCTTGTCGGGAGGAAAAAGCAGGAGGGGCGTAACGGATTGTTCTTGTCAACGCGTGGAAACGTGACTAGATTGGTACGCAAGGTTGCTACGCCAAGCGGCCCCGAGAAACCGTTGAGCGGAAGGCGTTCATTGAGAACAATACTGTACATGCATACAGTAATAATCGCAAGACTCGCCATCTTACCGCAGTTTTCCGTACAACAGGTCCGTGGGCTGTCCACGTCGCACGCACCGGATGATCATCATGCATGCACAAAAAATGCCGACGGCAGTACGACTGCTCGGATTTTCACCAGGCGCTGCCGTGCACCTGGCCACCTTGCTGGCAGGTGCGCCGCGCTCGGGACCGCTGTATTCCTGCCTGCATGAGGACAGCCTGCAGGAACCCGACATCGTGCTGGCCGACGGCGGCAATCCGGCGGCCCTGGCCTGGCTCGACGGCATGCGCTGTGCGCCGCCCGCGCTGGTGATCGGCGGTTCGCCCCACGCCGATTACGCCCACCTGGCGCTCCCGATCGACCCCGAGCAGTTGCATGCCTCCCTCGTCAGACTGCTGGCCGAACGGCGGCGTGCGCTGGCGCTGCTGAGCGCGCGCGGCGAGCCGCTGCTGGCCGAGCGCCGGCGTCGTCCCAGGCTCGGGGCCGACGCCGGCTGCGCCGATGGACGCCAGCCGCCGCGCGACGGCAAGGTGCTGATCGTCGACAAGGGCGGCGCCTTCCGTGACCATCTGGCCGGGCTGGTAGGTGATGGCCGGCTGGCGATCGCCTGGACCGACAGCGCGCCGATGGCAGTGCGCCTGTGCGACGAGACACCGGTCTCGCTGGCGATGATCAACACGGCCACACCCGGCATCGACCCCTATGGACTGAGCCGCAACATCAAGGCGCAGGACGGGGCAGGGCGCACGGCCGTGGTGCTGCTGGTGGGACGGACATTCAATTATGACAGTACGCTGGCGCATGGCGCCGGGGTACGCGGGCTGCTCGACAAGCCGGTGGGGGACCGCAGCCTGGTGTGCATGCTGCAACGCTTGACGAGTCTGCAGGACATGCCTGCCTCGGTCAGCTCAGCCATGTGATTTTGTTACAACTTCGAATCGTGCGCGGCAGTGGCGGGGCTATATTCGTCCCATGGCAGACGAACAACCCAAGCCCGACGCCGAGCCTTCCGGCCCGCCGCTGGAAAACCGTGCCGAGACCCCGCAGCGCATTCCGGACCGCCGCGCAAGCAGTGGCGGCGTGCCGCGTTACCAGCGTCCAGGCGACACGCCCTTCGCGCTGGCCGGGCGGGTGCTGCGTTCACGCTGGCGTGCACTGCGCGACCGCTTCAGCCGCGACTTCATGCGCCGCACCCTGCGCATCGGCGTCTCGGCGCGCATCTTTCATCCCGAACCGGGTTCGACCGGCCTGCGCAGCAAAAATCTCCAGTACCTGGAGGAGTCGATCGCCCAATGGGTGATGTCGCGCGACGTGCTGGTGTTCATGATCCCGACCGTGAACACCAACGGCCTGCTCCATCCCAGCAACATCACCCTGCGCCACTACGCGCGCCACCTGGACGGCCTGGTATTGCAGGGCGGGGCCGACGTCTCGCCGCAGACCTATTCCGAGTCGCCCACCCGCCCCGAGTGGAGCGGTGACCGCGCGCGCGACCTGTACGAACTCGAACTGCTGCACGAATTCGTGGAGGCCGGCAAGCCGGTGCTGGGCGTCTGCCGCGGCTGCCAGCTGATCAACGTGGCCTTCGGCGGTACCCTGTACCAGGACGTGGCGACGAATGTTCCCTCCGCGCTGGCCCACGTGCACACCGACTATGACGCCCACCGCCACGCGATCGAATTCCCGCCGGGCTCCTCGCTCGGGCGCATGTTCCCCAACGCCGGGCGCCCGATCGTCAATTCGATCCACCACCAGGCGGTCAAGGAACCCGGGCGCGATATCCGCATCGAGGCGGTGTCATATCCGGACGGGATCGTCGAGGCGATCCGCTACGACAAGGCGGACTTCGTGATGGGCCTGCAATGGCACCCGGAATTCCACCGGGCCGGTGGGACGGACCTGCTCGATTGCACGCCGGTGCTGGATGAGTTTTTACGGGCGGCCAGGGAGACGCGCTTGTAAGAAATGTCGCCAATATTCATGTTGCGATCCGCGTGGGCTCGAGAGCCCACCCTACGTTACACCGCTGCCGCGTGATCAATCTTGGAACGGTGGTGCAATCGAAACGCTACCTGCGCCGGAACCGCCGCTCGCCGCGAAACCAGTTGATCGCCGCATGCACCATCCCCTCGACGCTGCCCTGCTGCTCGTACTGCTGCCGCAGCAGCGTCGCGTCACTGCCATGCGCCGCCGCCAGCGCCAGGTGTTTTAATCCATCCAGGCTCCCCAGCGCCGCGGCATACGGCTCCATCTTATTCAGCGTCGCCAGGATATCCTCGCGCAGCGACACCGTTTCGTAGGTCTTCGGATGCGTGATCGCTCCCTCCAGCCCGAAGCGGCAAGCCTGGAAGCGGTTGTAGTTATAGACGAGGTAATCGTCCTCGACCGGCGGCTCATCGAAGCGTTCCAGCAGATAGCTGCACAGCGCCTGCAGATAGGCCGCCAGCGCCGCCGCGCGTTCCACCGTCAGTGGCGTGTCGCACACGCGCAGCTCGATCGTGCCGTACTCGGGTTTCGGGCGCAGGTCCCAGTAAAAATCCTTCATGCTCTTGACGATGCCGGTGCGCTCCATCTTGGCGAAATAGGCCGACTCGAATTCCGCCCAGCTGAGCATGAAGGGCGCGCGCCCGCTCATCGGGAAGGCGAACACGGAATTCAGGCGCGCCGAATCGAAATGGCTGTCGTGGCCCTGCACGAAGGGAGAAGAGCTCGACAAGGCGATGAAATGCGGGATGTAGCGGCTCAAGGCGTGCAGCAGGTACATGGCGTTGTCGCCGTCGCCGCAGCCGATGTGCACGTGCTGGCCGAACACGGTAAATTGCTTGGCCAGGTAGCCGTACAGCGAGGACAAATGTTCGAAGCGGGCTTTCGGGAAAATCTTCTGTTCCGACCAGTGCTGGAAAGGGTGGGTGCCGCCGCCGGCGATGCCGATGTTCAGCTGGTCGCCGGCTGCGACCAGGGTGTCGCGGATTTCCTGCAATTCGGCCAGCAGCGCCGGATAGGTCGATTGCACGCTCGAATTAATCTCGATCATGCTCTCGGTGATCTCGGGCGTCACGTTGCCGGGGAAGGGCTTGCGGGCCAGCAGGTGCAGCAAATCCGGGCTGGCGGCAGTGAGGTCGAAGTCGGACAGGCTGACCAGCTGCAACTCGAGTTCGACCCCGAAGGTCAGCGGCGTGGACTGGGTAAACGGTTCAAGGGGCATGCGACGCCTCCGGGCGGGGCTCTGGTATTTCGTGCGCCCACACCAGGGCGCGCTGGATGATGATCGGCCCGAACACTTCCAATAACATCGTCACCGCCGCCACCGAACGCAGTTCCTCGACGACGTGCACGCCGGCCAGCCGCGCGTGTTCCAGCAGCAGGATCACGAACACGGACAATGGCGCCAGCGCCACGCCGGCCAGCGCCCCCTTGCGCCAGGAGATGCCCGCCAGGTGGGAAAAGGCCATGACGCCTGCCGTCTTGGTAACCAGGCGCGCCAACACGAGCACGGCGGCAAGCAGGCTGCCGGCCGCGACCTTCTGCCAGTCGAGGGTCGAAGCGGCGAACACGAACAACAACACCGTCAGCAATTCGCCCAGCGCTCCAAAGCCGCGCTGGGCCTGGCTGAAGGCGACGCGCCGGTGGCGCGCGACCAGGCCAAAGGCGAGCGTCGACACCACCGGCGACAAGCCGCCCGCATACGACAGGGCGACCAGCAAAATCACCGCCAGCGCAAAGGCGGCGGTCGCATCCTGGCGCGGATTCCTGAGTCCACGCAGCAGCGCCGGCACGGCCAGGCCGAACACGGCGCCGGTCAGGATCGACATTGCCAGTAACACCAGGCTGTTCCAGATGGCGTCGCCCAGGTCCTCGAAGGTGCGGAAAATCCAGAACGCCACGATGACATTGAACGCGAACACGGCCAGCACGCAGTTCTGGGCCGTCAGGTGCAGCACGCGTTCCGTCACCTGGCCCGAACTGCGCTGTTCGTTGATGACCCGCACCACGGTGGCGGGCGAGGTCGCCATCGACAGCGAGGCCAGCATCAGCGCCGTCATCTGCGCCGAACCGAAGGCGCCTGCGATGAAGTAGACGGCAATGAAGGTGGCCAGCGATTCGGCCAGCCCGCTGACGCCGATCCAGGGATTGGTGCGCAGCCAGTGCAGGTTGATGCGGTAGCCGAGCTCGAACAGGATCAGGCCGAAGGCGACGTCGGCCAGCATCGATACGGGGCCAATGTCGGGAAGCGGCAGGATGCCGAGCTGCGGGCTGCCCAGCGCGAAGCCGACCAGGCCGTAAAAACTAATGCGCGGCAAGCCGGTCCAGCGCTGCCCGAATTCCCCCGCGATCCAGGCGATGGCGATCGCGAACGGCCACGCGAGACTGGTCAGGATCGGCAACAGGTCGAGCATGCGGGCTCCTTGAGGGGAACGGGTCTTTGTCGATTTTACAAGACTGGTATGGTGCAGGCTGCACACGATTGGACCTGTGAATAACGGAAGAGTTCGTTGTCAGGGGAGCTGGCGCTGGCTAGAATGGCGGGCCCCTATCGATTCCTCATTCGTCGCTTCGCCCCGACGTGCTTTCATGCCCCAACCGAATGCCCCGCAAACGCAGCCCCAGCCGGGCCGCGCGCCGATCCGCCTTCTCGCCCAGGTGCTGACCTGCGTCGCCTTTTCGCTGATCGCATTGTTGATCATCTTTTTTGCACAGGCGCAGCCCTTGTCCGTCTTCCGTGGCCCGATGGCCGTGGGTGAACAATTGCTGTTCGGCCTCGGCCTGTCGGCGCTGGCGGCGGTGGCTTCCTATGTCAGCTTCCGCCTGACGGCGACATCCGAGGCGACCGCGAACACGATCAAGGCCTACGGCCGGCTGGACCTGTCGGGCTTCAATCCCGTCTGGATCAGCCTGGCCGCCGCGATCGGCGAAGAGCTGCTGTTCCGCGCGGCGCTGCAGCCGCTGCTGGGGGTGTGGATCACCTCGGTGATCTTCCTGCTGACGCATACGCCGGTGTACCAGTTCCGGCGTTTGAACCGCGCGACGCTGGTGCAGGCGGCGGGGGTGTTCGGGGCCAGCGTGGCGCTCGGCTTCATTTACCAGTACGTCGGACTGCTGGCCGCGATGATGGTGCACACGGCGCTTGATGTGATCGGGTTGTATGTGGTGCGCAATGCGGTGCGGGGAGCGCGCTGAGGCGGAGTGGCTGATCACATTGTGAACGCGTGGGCATGCCCACCCTACGTCGTGCATCGGCCTGTGACTGCGATGTAGCGTAGGGTGGGCATGCCCACGCGTGACGCGTGAAAGGCCCGCAGCCCTTTATTTACTCAACAAACGCATCGCCCGCTCCAATCCTTCGAGCGTCACCGGGAACATCCGGTTGTTCATGATCTGGCGAATGACGGCAATCGACTGCCGGTATTGCCACAGATGTTCCGGCTCCGGATTGAGCCAGGCGAACTTCGGAAAGGCGCGGCAGAAGCGGGCCAGCCATTCGGCGCCGGCCTCCTCGTTGTTGTATTCGACCGAGCCGCCCGGCGCCAGCACCTCGTAGGGGCTCATGGTCGCGTCGCCGACGAAAATGATGCGGGTGTCGTTCGGGTACTTGCGCAGTACGTCCCAGGTGTCGAAGCGCTCGGCGTGGCGGCGGCGGTTGTTCTTCCACAGGTAGTCATACACGCAGTTGTGGAAGTAATAGAACTCCATGTTCTTGAATTCGCTCTTCGCCGCCGAGAACAGCTCCTCGGTGCGCTCGATGTGGTCGTCCATGGTGCCGCCCACGTCCAGTAACATCACCACCTTGATCCGGTTCTTGCGCTCGGGCTGCATGCGGATGTCGAGGTAGCCGGCATTATTCGCCGTGGCGTGCACCGTCGCGTCGAGCGCGAATTCGTCGAGGGCGCCGGTGCGCGCGAAGCGGCGCAGGCGGCGCAGGGCGACCTTGATGTTGCGGGTGCCGAGTTCACGCTCGTCGTCGTAGTCCTTGTACGAGCGCTGGTCCCACACCTTGACTGCCGTGCGGTTGCGGCCGGCGCCGCCGATGCGTACCCCTTCCGGATTGGTGCCGCCATGCCCGAACGGCGACGTCCCGCCGGTGCCGATCCACTTGCTGCCGCCTTCGTGGCGCTCCTTCTGCTCCTTCAGCAGTTCGTTCAGGCGGTCCATCAGCTTGTCGTAGCCGAATTTTTCCAGCGCCGCCTTCTGCTCGGGCGTCAGCTCGCGCTCCATGCGTTTGATCAGCCAGTCGAGCGGGATCTCGCCTTTACTGGTGTCGAACACGGCCTCGATGCCCTTGAAGTAGCTGCCGAAGGCGCGGTCGAACTTGTCGAAATGGGCTTCGTCCTTGACCAGCACCAGGCGCGCGAGATAGTAGAACTCGTCGAGGGAAGGGGCGATGACGCTCTTTTCCAGGGCCTCGAGCAGGGTCAGGAATTCCTTGATCGAGACCGGGACTTTCGCGTTACGCAGCGCGAAGAAAAAATCGATCAGCATGGTTTATGCGGTGGCGTGCCGCGTCAGTTGATAGTGCAGGTGCGTCTTGATCTCATGCCATTCGCCGCGCACGATGCTGTACATGACGGTATCGCGCACGGTGCCGTCGCGCCGCGCGCCGTGGTGGCGGATGACGCCGTCCTTCTTTGCACCCAGCCGTTCGATGGCCTTCTGCGAGGCATAGTTGAAATTATCGGTGCGAAAACCCACCACCGCGCAGCCGAGGGTGTCGAAGGCATGCGAGAGCAGGAGCAGCTTGCAGCTGGTGTTCACGTGAGTACGCTGGACGCTTTTCGCGTACCAGGTGTAGCCGATCTCGACCCGGTCGACGGCGGGCAGGATGTCGTGGTAGCTGGTGGTGCCGAGCACGGCGCCGCTCGAGGAATCGACCACGGCGAACGGGATGCGGTCCGCCATTTCCAGCGCGGTGTGCACATAGGCCTGGGTGCGGTGCGGCTCCGGCACCGAGGTCACGCGCAGGTTCCACAGCTCGCCGTCGGCGGCGGCCAGGCGCAGGCCGTCGACGTGTTCGAGGCGCAAGGGCTCCAGGCGCACGCCGTTGAATTCGAGCGCCGTCGGCTCGACGTGGATCATCGGTTCATCCTCGACATGGAGAGGAGGCGTTCGAACAGGTGCACGTCCTGCTCGTTTTTCAGCAGGGCGCCATGCAGCGGCGGGACGACGGTTTTGTTGTCCTTGCTGTGCAGGGCTTCCGCCGGGATGTCCTCGGCCATCAGGAGTTTGAGCCAGTCGAGGAATTCCGAAGTCGAAGGCTTCTTCTTGATGCCGGGGATGTCGCGCACGTCATAAAAACTCTGCAAGGCGGCAGCCAGCAGCTCCTGCTTCAGGCGCGGGTAGTGGACCTGCACGATGTCGGCCATCGTTTCCCGGTCCGGGAATTTGATGTAGTGGAAGAAGCAGCGGCGCAGGAAAGCGTCCGGCAGTTCCTTCTCGTTGTTGGAGGTGATGATCACCAGCGGACGGTGTTTGGCGACGACCATTTCGCGCGTCTCGTAGACGTAGAACTCCATGCGGTCGAGTTCGCGCAACAGATCGTTCGGGAACTCGATGTCGGCCTTGTCGATCTCGTCGATCAGCAGCACAACCGGTTCCGGGGCGGTAAACGCCTGCCACAGCACACCCTTGACGATATAGTTGTGGATGTCGCGCACGCGCTCGTCGCCCAGCTGCGAATCGCGCAGGCGCGAGACGGCGTCGTATTCGTACAGGCCCTGCTGGGCCTTGGTGGTCGATTTGACGTGCCACTGCAGCAGCGGCATGTCCAATGCGGCCGCCACTTCCTCGGCCAGCATGGTTTTACCGGTGCCGGGCTCGCCCTTGATGAGCAGAGGACGCTGCAGCGTCAGGGCGGCATTCACGGCCAGCTTCAGGTCGTCGGTGGCGACATAGCTCTCGGTGCCTTCGAAACGGGGATGGGCTTGCATACGCGTCAATGGAAAGAGGATAAATTCCGAGTATATGCCAGAATTTCGAGGCTGGTGCAGCTGCCACGGATGGGCGCACGACGTTGGTAGACTGCAATCTTTTGTTGGGCTAGAATCAACAGCTTGGTACTTGTTTTTGCGGTAGCGGTATTCGATTAAAAAATTTTGCGATTCCCACCATGAAAAAACTTTTGGCAGTACTCGCGCTGGCAGCTTGCGCCGGCTCGGCTTCGGCGGCGGACGTCGTCGGTAACCCGAAGGCAGCCCCGAACAAGATCGAAATGTGTATCGGTTGCCACGGCATCCCCGGCTATAAAGCCAGCTTCCCCGAGGTCTACCAGGTGCCGATGATCGGCGGCCAGTCGGCCAAGTACATCGAATCCGCGCTGCACGCCTACAAGAAGGGCGACCGCAAGCATCCATCGATGCGCGGCATCGCCGCCAGCCTGTCGGACCAGGACATCGCCGACGTCGCCGCCTATTATTCGCAGCAGAACGCCCAGACCCGCAAGTAAGGACCACACGCCATGAAAAAACTGATCATCGCGCTGGCCCTCGGCGCCGTCTCCTTCAGTGCCGCCGCCGCTGACGTCAAGCGCGGCGAAGAGCTGACCAAGAAATACAATTGCGCCTCCTGCCATGGCGCCGACTTCACCAAACCAATCGACCCGAGCTATCCGAAGCTTGCCGGCCAGCATGCCGACTACATCGCCCACGCCCTGATGGCCTATAAACGCGGCGGCGACCAGGCCAACGGCCGCAGCAACCCGATCATGGCCGGCTTTGCGAAACCGCTGTCGAACCAGGACATGGCCGACATCGGCGCTTACCTGCACAGCCTGCCGTCGCAGCTGGTGGTGAGCAAGTAAGCGGCTAGCAGGAAGCGTGATGCGAAAAGGCGGCCATGGCCGCCTTTGTCGTTTTATCAGCGCGTCGCGCGCCTTCTGACGCAATCGATGTACGCCTCGGTATCGGGCGGCACGCCGTTCCGCTGCGAGGTCCAGATCATCTCGCCCAGGCACTCCATGATGTCGTGGTGGGCATCGTGCTCGCCGATGCGGGCGACCAGCAGGTCGTGCGCGGCCTTGATGCCGCGCGGCTGGTCGATCGAGACCTGTTCGGCGATCGACAGGTGCATCGACAGGTGCAAGAACGGGTTCGGCTGGCCGCCTTCGACCGAATAGTCGCGCGCGACGGCCGCGTCGGCGTCCATCAGGGCGTCATGGTATTCGGGGTGCTGGACGATCCAGTCGGCGGCGATGGCGTCCATCGGCGTCAGGATCTCGCCGGCGCGTTGCTTGCGGAAGGCGTCGCAGAAAAAGCGGCGCACGTCGTGCGAGGACGGTGTAAACATGGTGGAAACGGGAAGGCGGTGGGGAAGGGCGTCATTGTAGCGCGCCGCCAGCGCCTGCGCTGACTCGACCCTGTGGCGGTGGCTGCGGTGACTGCGGCCGGGGAAGGCCGGCCGCCGCGTTCAGGCACCCGAGGCTGGTGCGCTGCTCGGCCAGGGCCGGCAAGGCGGCCTGGTCGCCATGCGCGCTGTGCCACTGCCCCATGGCCTGGACCGTCTGGCAGCTGCGGTCCCGCGACAGTTTGGCGTCCTTGGCCGCTGCCGCGAGCACCTGCGCTGCGTTCAGCTTTCCGAGATAGAAATCGGTGATCGGCGCGGGCCATTCGTTGTCGCGGTTGGCCAGGCGCGCGTCGGCCAGTTCGGTTCGTGCCAACTCGGCCTGGCCGCTACGCACGCGTGCCAGATACAGGTCCAGCGCCGCCGCGTGGTGCGTGGGCAGCTTGTCCAGTCCGGCACGCAGCCGGGTGACGGCTTCGCCGTATTTGCTCTCCAGCAGCAACTTGTGTCCGGTCAGGATGTTGGCTTCGGCATTCCCTGCGCGCGCCGCCTTTTCCGCCCATTGCGCGGCCAGCGCGGGGTCACGCGGCACCAGCTTGCCTGCCATGTAATAGGTGGCCAGCGCCATCTGGGCGTCGGCATTGCCGGCCTCGGCCTCGGCCTGGATCCACGGCTCGAGTGTGTGCCGCTGGCCGAAAGGTTCGCCGCCGATATAGGACAGGTAGATCTTTTCCTGGCTCATCGCGAACAACACGCGGTGCGCACGCAGGAAGTCGGCGCCCAGCAATACCTCGGCCGTGCCTTCGTAGTCGAGGACCCCGACCTCGGCATTGTGCACGACTTCGTCGCCGATTTCGAAGCGCTTGAAGGTCGTGCGCCAGCGGGCGACCTTGCGCGTGCCCACGCCGGTG encodes:
- a CDS encoding c-type cytochrome produces the protein MKKLIIALALGAVSFSAAAADVKRGEELTKKYNCASCHGADFTKPIDPSYPKLAGQHADYIAHALMAYKRGGDQANGRSNPIMAGFAKPLSNQDMADIGAYLHSLPSQLVVSK
- a CDS encoding retroviral-like aspartic protease family protein gives rise to the protein MNAYRHLLCSVLLASPLFSSFATAAEPGCKYVEVARLPLRYAGIGLDITTEGSINGTAATMIVDTGSFQTLLTRTATERRKLALRNTGESAYGIGGNAWIYQTRVDEFSIGPAKSGRTWLRVLTEFGTRPHYEALVGAPFLLQSDLEISLATKELKFFRPKNCGDHFLGYWDQNAVVLPFDKHMHAAANPHFTVVVNGVKLDAIIDSGASTSFVTLNAARRAGLALDAPELVRAGEATGVGTRKVARWRTTFKRFEIGDEVVHNAEVGVLDYEGTAEVLLGADFLRAHRVLFAMSQEKIYLSYIGGEPFGQRHTLEPWIQAEAEAGNADAQMALATYYMAGKLVPRDPALAAQWAEKAARAGNAEANILTGHKLLLESKYGEAVTRLRAGLDKLPTHHAAALDLYLARVRSGQAELARTELADARLANRDNEWPAPITDFYLGKLNAAQVLAAAAKDAKLSRDRSCQTVQAMGQWHSAHGDQAALPALAEQRTSLGCLNAAAGLPRPQSPQPPPQGRVSAGAGGALQ
- a CDS encoding DUF1841 family protein, producing MFTPSSHDVRRFFCDAFRKQRAGEILTPMDAIAADWIVQHPEYHDALMDADAAVARDYSVEGGQPNPFLHLSMHLSIAEQVSIDQPRGIKAAHDLLVARIGEHDAHHDIMECLGEMIWTSQRNGVPPDTEAYIDCVRRRATR